The proteins below come from a single Pseudomonadota bacterium genomic window:
- a CDS encoding alpha/beta fold hydrolase: MFVSVNGVRLFFDVDGEKLVTDGPLMRERPTLLLLHGGPGLDHTMFKPAFAPLAEVAQVIYLDHRGNGLSEHGDPALWTLDQWGDDVLGFCDALGIEKPIVLGLSFGGLVAQSYATRHPAHPAKLVLYSTTPVLEDEPVLDAFEAIGGPKARAVAAAHFAGRTPETTAAFLSICFPLYNTKPIDPDVMRRWLVNDAVAAHFLDGEGKRVDFRPVLGRIACPTLVVAGAKDPRAPLPFARMIAAAIRPELVRLEIFENCGHAPNVEEPERVMELLRAFISA; encoded by the coding sequence ATGTTCGTAAGCGTAAATGGCGTTCGGTTGTTCTTCGACGTCGACGGCGAAAAGCTGGTGACCGACGGGCCGCTTATGCGCGAGCGGCCGACGCTCTTGCTGCTGCATGGCGGGCCGGGTCTCGACCACACCATGTTCAAGCCGGCCTTCGCGCCCTTGGCCGAGGTGGCGCAAGTGATCTACCTCGACCATCGCGGCAACGGGCTGAGCGAGCATGGCGATCCGGCGCTGTGGACCCTCGACCAGTGGGGCGACGATGTGCTGGGCTTCTGCGATGCGCTCGGCATCGAAAAGCCGATCGTGCTCGGCCTCTCCTTCGGCGGGCTCGTGGCGCAATCCTATGCGACCCGGCATCCCGCGCATCCGGCGAAGCTGGTGCTCTACTCCACCACCCCGGTGCTCGAGGACGAGCCGGTGCTGGACGCTTTCGAGGCGATCGGCGGGCCGAAGGCGCGCGCCGTGGCCGCCGCCCATTTCGCCGGAAGGACGCCGGAGACGACCGCGGCGTTCCTCTCCATATGCTTCCCGCTCTACAATACCAAGCCCATCGATCCCGACGTCATGCGGCGCTGGCTGGTGAACGACGCCGTCGCCGCGCATTTCCTCGACGGCGAAGGCAAGCGGGTGGATTTTCGACCTGTGCTGGGACGGATCGCCTGCCCAACCTTGGTGGTGGCGGGGGCGAAGGATCCGCGCGCGCCGTTGCCGTTCGCGCGGATGATCGCCGCCGCGATCCGGCCCGAGCTGGTGCGGCTCGAGATCTTCGAGAACTGCGGCCACGCGCCCAATGTAGAGGAGCCGGAGCGGGTGATGGAATTGCTGCGCGCCTTCATCTCGGCCTAG
- a CDS encoding prolyl-tRNA synthetase associated domain-containing protein, whose product MPDAASPPLPVTPAALFRRLKELGIETRTHSHPPLMTVEDSKRLRGDLPGGHCKNLFLKDRKDQMWLVVTLEDRPVDIKSLEKKLGSARLSFASPERLLANLGVTPGAVTPFALINDREGRVQVVLDEAMLAFDPLNYHPLTNEQTTQIAPGDLIRFLEACGHRPQILNLDL is encoded by the coding sequence ATGCCAGACGCAGCCTCCCCGCCCCTCCCGGTCACACCCGCGGCGCTCTTTCGCCGCCTCAAGGAGCTCGGGATCGAGACCCGGACCCATTCCCATCCGCCCTTGATGACGGTGGAGGATTCCAAACGGCTCCGCGGCGATCTCCCCGGCGGCCACTGCAAGAATCTCTTCCTCAAGGACCGCAAGGACCAGATGTGGCTGGTGGTCACCCTCGAGGATCGCCCAGTCGACATCAAGTCCTTGGAGAAGAAGCTGGGCTCGGCCCGGCTCTCCTTCGCCAGCCCGGAGCGGCTCCTGGCCAATCTCGGCGTGACACCGGGGGCGGTCACACCCTTTGCCCTCATCAACGACCGCGAGGGCCGCGTCCAGGTGGTCTTGGACGAGGCCATGCTCGCCTTCGACCCGCTCAACTACCATCCGCTCACCAACGAGCAGACCACCCAGATCGCGCCTGGAGACCTGATCCGCTTCCTCGAGGCTTGCGGGCACCGGCCGCAGATCCTAAATCTCGACCTCTGA
- the trxA gene encoding thioredoxin — protein sequence MEQLIGAAAGNGAPAPVKDINERAFMAEVIEASRTTPVIVDFWAPWCGPCKTLGPMLERAVAAAKGKVKMVKVNIDQNQALATQMRIQSIPAVYAFKDGRPVDGFVGALPESQIKAFVQRLQADGAGGGEEEEAIAEALEQAKELLAQGNAGAAANLYDQILKVAPDNPVAIAGHLRCLIAQGDSAGALAALTKLPPELAKEPEIAAIRATIELAETGAKAGASAGLKAKVDASPADHQARFDLAMALFAEGGREAAVDELLELFRRDRKWNDDAARKQLVKFFEAFGPTDPLTVSARRRLSALMFQ from the coding sequence ATGGAGCAACTCATTGGCGCGGCCGCCGGCAATGGCGCCCCCGCCCCGGTCAAGGACATCAACGAGCGCGCCTTCATGGCCGAGGTGATCGAAGCCTCGCGGACGACGCCGGTCATCGTCGACTTCTGGGCGCCTTGGTGCGGGCCCTGCAAGACGCTGGGGCCCATGCTGGAACGGGCCGTCGCCGCCGCCAAGGGCAAGGTCAAGATGGTGAAGGTCAACATCGACCAGAACCAGGCGCTGGCTACCCAGATGCGGATCCAATCGATTCCCGCCGTCTATGCCTTCAAGGACGGACGGCCGGTGGACGGCTTCGTCGGGGCCTTGCCGGAAAGCCAGATCAAGGCCTTCGTGCAGCGCCTGCAAGCCGACGGGGCCGGCGGCGGCGAGGAGGAGGAAGCGATCGCCGAGGCGTTGGAACAGGCGAAGGAGCTCCTGGCCCAAGGCAATGCCGGTGCCGCGGCCAACCTCTACGACCAGATCCTGAAGGTGGCGCCGGACAACCCAGTGGCTATCGCCGGCCATCTGCGCTGCCTCATCGCCCAAGGCGACAGCGCCGGGGCTTTGGCGGCGCTCACGAAGCTGCCGCCGGAGCTGGCCAAGGAACCGGAGATCGCCGCCATCCGCGCCACCATCGAGCTCGCCGAGACCGGCGCCAAGGCCGGTGCCTCCGCCGGCTTGAAGGCGAAGGTGGACGCAAGCCCGGCGGATCACCAGGCGCGCTTCGACCTCGCCATGGCGCTCTTCGCCGAGGGCGGACGCGAGGCGGCGGTGGACGAGCTGCTCGAGCTCTTTCGCCGCGATCGCAAATGGAACGACGATGCGGCCCGCAAGCAGCTCGTCAAGTTCTTCGAGGCCTTCGGGCCGACCGATCCGTTGACGGTGTCGGCGCGGCGCCGGCTCTCGGCCTTGATGTTCCAATGA
- a CDS encoding LON peptidase substrate-binding domain-containing protein, with amino-acid sequence MSRPAFALAGEDLPKVLSIFPLSGVLLLPRGSIRLNIFEPRYLAMIEAALGAGRLIGMIQPTLPLPAPEAETTPPVIYGTGCAGRISSFSETDDGRFLIQLTGVARFHVAEELEGVRGYRRIRPDWERYKGDLEADGQDTGIDREQLIETLRQYFVAQGIKADWKVIKETPNERLVTSLAMSCEFEANEKQALLESPTLGERCKMIVALMEMALMQRGGSSADRPRH; translated from the coding sequence ATGAGCCGCCCGGCCTTCGCGCTGGCTGGCGAAGACCTGCCGAAGGTCCTCTCGATCTTTCCGCTTTCGGGCGTGCTCTTGCTGCCGCGCGGCAGCATCCGGCTCAACATCTTCGAGCCGCGCTACCTCGCCATGATCGAAGCCGCGCTCGGGGCCGGGCGCCTCATCGGCATGATCCAGCCGACCCTGCCCCTGCCGGCGCCCGAGGCCGAAACCACGCCGCCGGTGATCTATGGCACGGGCTGCGCCGGGCGCATCTCGAGCTTCAGCGAAACCGATGACGGCCGCTTCCTCATCCAGCTGACCGGGGTTGCCCGCTTCCACGTTGCCGAAGAGCTGGAGGGAGTGCGCGGCTACCGCCGGATCAGGCCGGATTGGGAGCGCTACAAGGGGGACCTCGAGGCGGACGGACAAGACACCGGTATCGACCGCGAGCAGCTGATCGAGACCTTGCGGCAGTATTTCGTCGCCCAGGGCATCAAGGCGGATTGGAAGGTGATCAAGGAGACGCCGAACGAGCGGCTGGTCACCTCGCTTGCCATGAGCTGCGAGTTCGAGGCAAACGAGAAACAGGCGCTGTTGGAGTCGCCGACCTTGGGCGAACGCTGCAAGATGATCGTGGCATTGATGGAGATGGCGCTGATGCAGCGCGGCGGCTCCAGCGCCGACCGGCCGCGGCACTAG
- a CDS encoding Trm112 family protein: MAPDKESRSGIDRKLLEILVCPLTKGPLRYDAVAQELISDQARLAYPIRDGIPIMLVEEARSLDEAPAKPGRS, from the coding sequence ATGGCCCCCGACAAGGAATCCCGCTCCGGCATCGACCGCAAGCTCCTGGAGATTCTGGTCTGCCCCTTGACCAAGGGCCCCTTGCGCTACGATGCGGTGGCGCAGGAGCTGATCAGCGATCAGGCCCGCCTCGCCTATCCGATCCGCGACGGCATTCCGATCATGCTGGTCGAGGAGGCCCGCTCCTTGGACGAGGCGCCGGCGAAGCCGGGGCGAAGCTGA
- a CDS encoding DUF971 domain-containing protein, translating to MAESLGTEHWPLEVRLKRAEKRLEVDFDNGKSFSYPAEYLRVESPSAEVQGHGGPGSKTIVGGRRHVGILELEAVGHYAIRIKFDDLHDTGIYSWQYLYHLGLNQERIWQEYETALGAGGLSREPKRG from the coding sequence ATGGCCGAGTCGCTGGGGACCGAGCATTGGCCCCTCGAGGTGCGCCTGAAGCGGGCCGAGAAGCGGCTCGAGGTCGACTTCGACAACGGCAAGAGCTTCTCCTATCCGGCGGAATATCTCCGGGTCGAAAGCCCGTCGGCGGAGGTGCAAGGCCATGGCGGGCCCGGCAGCAAGACCATCGTCGGCGGCCGCCGCCATGTCGGCATCCTCGAGCTGGAGGCGGTCGGCCACTACGCCATCCGCATCAAGTTCGACGATCTGCACGACACCGGCATCTATAGCTGGCAGTACCTCTATCATCTGGGCCTGAACCAGGAGCGGATCTGGCAGGAATACGAGACCGCACTCGGCGCGGGCGGGCTCAGCCGCGAGCCGAAGCGGGGCTGA
- a CDS encoding class I SAM-dependent methyltransferase — MTQNIYDNDEFFQGYSRLGRSVEGLAGASEWPALQALLPKLGGLRVVDLGCGFGWFCRWAREQGAAEVLGVDVSEKMLARGRDMTADPAIAYARADLEELELAPGAFELAYSSLALHYIKDLERLLTRIHRGLVPGGRLVFSVEHPIYTAPSEPGWSVNAAGRKTWPIDGYLDEGPRRTDWLTKGVIKQHRTLAGYVNLLLRLGFALSHLEEWGPTPEQIAARPTLADEHQRPPFLLVAARR, encoded by the coding sequence ATGACGCAGAACATCTACGACAACGACGAGTTCTTCCAGGGTTACAGCCGGCTCGGCCGCTCCGTCGAAGGCTTGGCCGGTGCGTCGGAATGGCCGGCGCTCCAGGCACTGCTGCCGAAGCTGGGCGGGCTTCGGGTCGTCGACCTTGGCTGCGGCTTCGGCTGGTTCTGCCGGTGGGCGCGCGAACAGGGCGCGGCTGAGGTCCTGGGCGTCGACGTGTCGGAGAAGATGCTGGCCCGCGGCCGTGACATGACCGCCGACCCGGCGATCGCCTACGCCAGGGCCGATTTGGAAGAGCTCGAGCTGGCGCCGGGCGCATTCGAGCTCGCCTATAGCTCGCTTGCCCTTCACTACATCAAGGACCTGGAGAGGCTGCTGACCCGGATCCATCGCGGGCTCGTTCCCGGCGGGCGCCTGGTCTTCTCGGTGGAGCATCCGATCTACACCGCACCCTCCGAGCCGGGTTGGTCGGTCAATGCCGCCGGTCGCAAGACCTGGCCGATCGACGGCTACCTCGATGAAGGTCCGCGCCGGACGGATTGGCTGACCAAGGGTGTCATCAAGCAGCATCGGACGCTGGCCGGCTACGTCAATCTCCTGCTTCGGCTCGGCTTCGCCCTATCGCACCTGGAAGAATGGGGACCGACGCCAGAGCAGATCGCAGCGCGGCCGACCCTCGCCGACGAGCATCAACGCCCACCGTTCTTGCTGGTGGCAGCGCGACGGTAG